The Chryseolinea soli nucleotide sequence AACGATGCGGTGATGGAAGTGATCGCCGCCGCTGTGACCACCTTGCACAATCTGGACGACGCCTATCTCCGCGAGCGGGCGATGGACGTGGAAGAAGCCGGCAACCGGATTCTGATGGAACTCGATCCCACGCTGAAACCCAGCGATCTTATCGTGGCCGAAAACACCGTGCTTGTCGGTGAAGACATCACCCCAATGGATATCCTTTCCGTGGACATCACCAAAGTGATCGGGCTGGTGACACGAACCGGAGGCAAAACGTCGCATGCCGCTATCGTGGCAAAGGCCAGGGGTATACCGGCGGTAGTGGGATGTGGCGACGCACTCGCATCCGTAAAGAACAACGATATCCTCATTGTCGATGGTGGCGAGGGCGCGTTGGTGGTGAACCCGACGCCCGAAATGCTGCATGAATACACAGCGAAGAAAAAAGAATTCACTAGTCAGGCAAATGCCTTAGGCGCTTTGAAGGACACCGTAGCCGTAACTACCGACGGCGTGCGTGTCAAATTGATGGCCAACATTTCGAATGCTGCAGACCTGGAAGCATCCTTTGCCTTTGGCGCAGAGGGGAGTGGACTGCTTCGCACGGAGCTGCTTTTCATGGGCCGCACGACGCTGCCAAGCGAAGAAGAGCAATTTGAGTTCTATAAAAACGCAGCGCTGCAAGCCAAGCAAAAACCCGTCATCGTGCGAACGCTCGATATCGGTGGCGACAAGCCCCTGCCCTATCTTCATTTGCCCGCTGAACAAAATCCTTTCCTGGGCTATCGCGCCATTCGCATCTGCCTGGACCGGCAAGATATTTTTGTCACGCAACTACGGGCCATTCTTCGCGCCAGTGCGTTCGGCGATCTGAAGATCATGTTCCCCATGATCAGCAACGTTTCTGAAATAGAACAAGCGAAAGCCATCTTAGAGAATGTGAAAGCAGCGCTGCGATCGACGGCCACGCCCTTCAACGCGGCGATCGAGGTGGGCATCATGATCGAAATCCCCTCGGCGGCCGTCATGGCTGATCTCTTGGCGCGCGAGGTTGACTTCTTTAGCATCGGCACAAACGATCTTTGCCAATATACGCTGGCGGTGGACCGGATGAATGAACAGGTGAAACATCTGTACGATCCTTTCAACCCCGGTGTGCTGCGGCTGATCCAAAATGTGATCGAACAAGGAAACAAGCACCATCATCACATGGGCATGTGCGGCGAGATGGCCGGCGATGTAACGGCGACGCTATTGCTTTTGGGGATGGGCTTGAGGGAATTTTCGATGAGTGCAGCGTCGATCCCGTACGTAAAGAACCTGATCCTGAACACCAGCATCACCGCCGCCCAGGAAATATGCCGAAAGGCGATGTCGATGCGCAGCGCTTCCGAGATTACCCAATATCTACAAGCAGTAACGAAACAATGATAACACACGATTACCTGATCACCTCGGCCGAAGGCCTCCATGCCCGCCCGGCGACCAACCTGATCCGGCTGGCCAAAAAATACAAGTCGATCACCAGCCTGAAAAAAGGTGAGAAGACGGTGAAGCTCAATAGCATGTTGAACATCCTGTCGCTGGCGCTAAAGGGTGGCGACACCGTTACGCTGATCGTGGAAGGCGAAGATGAAACCGAGGCCGCCGCCGCGATCGAGACATTTTTTAAAGAGGAGTTGAAGAATTTATAAAGCACTTTTCAAAATTCAGTATCATGAAGATCACGATCACGAAAGACGAACACGAATTTGACGTCACTGCCGCATGGCGCATCATTGCCCAAATGCTGGAGAAGCCTAACGCTGTGATCGGCTTGTCCACCGGGCAAACCACCATCAACATGCACGCCGTGGTCTCGGCCATTCACAAACAATATCCCTTCGATGTGTCGCGCATCACACTTTTCAATGTGGACGAACTCACCAATCTTCCGCGCGAATATGCAGGCAGTTGCTACACCATGATCCTGAATCAACTCGCCGGCCCCCTGGGCATCCCGGACGAAAATTTTATCATGCCCCCTACGATGTCGGATGATTTTGAAGCGGAGGCGCGACTGTTCGAACAACGGCTGGCCGAGCGCGGTGGCGCCGATCTTCAAATGCTGGGCATCGGTGCCAACGGGCATATCGGCATTAATCAGCCGGGCACTCCCTTTGAAAGCGAGACGTGGGTGTCGCCCATGGATCCCGACTTTGAAGCGCGCGTGCGCCGCGAAACCCAAGTGCCGCTCGAAACCGTGTTGGGAGGATTGACCCGTGGCATAAAAAATATTATGTACACGCGTAAACTTATCCTGGTGGCCAAAGGCGCACACAAGGCCGACATTATTGAGCAAGCCATTCTCGGCCCCGTCACAACGGACATACCGGCCTCGGTTGTGCAGCTTCATCCCAACTGCGAGATCCTTTTAGATGCAGCCGCCGGAAAGAAACTGGTCGGAAAATTTAATTCCTAGCGCTTCACCACCACCGGCTGCGCTTTGTCGCCGGGCAAAGGAACGCAAAGCGAAACGTCGGGAGGAACTTTTATCCCTTTCGCAACGGCGGCTTTTGCCTTTGAAGGTTTGCTTCCGATGATCGGATTGCTTTCGAAAAACCCAAAAGGTGCCAACGTGAAGCCCAGGGTATGCGTGTTCATAATGGGCCATTCCTCGGGTCGCACGACGTGGGTGATGCCCAGGTTATACCAGAGCACGACATCTTTACCCACGAGATCTTCCTTGTCGCTTGTCCATTGGGTGATGCCGTCTTTTATGGCTCTTGAGTTAGGATACTCGCCTGCGGGGTGTGCTTCATTTTCCTTGTAGGCTGTCACCCAAACCTGGCGCTCCAGGAAGTCGGCCATCTTTCTTGGGCCCGAGCCGGTTCCTGCATACGGCATGGCGTTGGAGCCTGGCATGATCATGTAACTTTTCATTTGTCCCAACGCGTTCACCGTTTTGGAGTCGGCGATCATCCAGTGACGATTGCTGGACGGGTTCAGGTTGCGTTGGCCTTCTCCTTCGTTCCGGATCAGCGAGGTCTGTTTTGCAAAGGCATTGCCATAGGGATTTGTCTTCGACGGCGGCACGGCCACGGTGTTCATCTCTTCTACCAGGTTCTCGGTTCCGTCGACATCCAGGTCCAGCCGGAATGAAAAGAAGTGCTGGTGATTCACGGCTTCCACGTGGGGCGCGACGAGGGTGCCGTAATAATTTCCATTAAAGGTTTCGTCGGGTCCTCCGGGCAGATCGCTGGTGCGGTTCACGCCCTTGATGCCGACAATGCCCGTGAGCTCTGCTTTGAGATCGATGGTGCCGTCTTCGTGAAAGATCCATTTCAAGCCATAGTCATAGTTCCACACCCGCGTAAAATATTTGACCACGAGATTGCGCGCTTCGTGCGAGAAGCGGCCGTGGCGGGTGATGGGACCTCCGTATTCTTCATACACGGCGATCACGCTGTCGAGCTTCATGGGCTCACCGCGCTCGTCGTGAAAGAAGGTGGACAGGAATTTTGAATTCATCGGAACATCTGCCCCGGCCTTCAGACCATTCATCACTTTGGGATCGCCTTGTCCCATGCGGTAGGCTCCCACGTCGTAGTAGTTCCAGGCAGCGTGGGTCATGTCGGTGGATCCGTAGGGAACATACATCTCCGCTACGGAAGCACGGTAAAGCACCGGCCGGAGTGTGCCGTTGTCGTTGAACTTCGCATCGCGTATCACCAACCCCTCGCGATTGTCGATGCCCACGCGGAACGTCCAACTATTGCTTTTTATCTCGTAGCCTTCGATGGTGAAGCTTGTTCCTTCCGGCTGGCTGATCTGCAGTGGCTTTGTTTTAGGAGCGATCACGGTGTCCACGGCAGGATCGAAATAGCCGATATCTTCCGGTTTGTAATATCCCTTACCACCATCATCCAAAACTTTGAGAACTTTTTGCGTGGTGAGGTCCACATAGGCCACGAGCCCATCGATCAAAAGCTCATGATATTTCTTGTTGATATATTGCGGTGTGCAGATCATTTCACGATGATCGGCCGGCGCCATGCCCATCTCGCCGGCAAACACATAAGAAGTTTTGATGGAGTCGGGATGGATGTTGCGTTTTTTCAATCCCGCCATCCACGTCGCGTCGCTTTTAAGAAGCTTATCTACCAACGTATCGCCTGCCATTCCACCGGCAGTGACACCCGCCATGTATTCGAATGACTTTACTTTTTTTGCCGTGAGATCAACCACCGCTTCGAAGGTCTTGTTGGTGTTCCAATCATACAGCACAGCAAATGCCTGCCGTTGAAAAGCATCGCCGGGTTTGTAGTTTAGCATGTCGGCCTTGGCCGGTTCCTTCAGGTTGATCACAAAGAAACGATAGGTCGTGTCGATTTTCTTTTCTGCGAGCAGCACTTGCTTCACGGTCCTGATCTCGTTTTCGCCGAGGGGATCGAACGGGTGAGGGAGTGGTGCTGCCGTGGATTCCATGGCTTCGGCCTGGGCTTTCTTTCCCGCACAACGGGTCAGTAGAACAAGAATGGAAAGTAGAGGGATCAGGAAGATAAGGCCGTAACGCGTTTTCATAGGTGGGGACAGGATTTTCAGGTTCACATGAATTTAAAGGAATCTTGATGGAAAAACACGTGGGGATACGATGATGGAGGAATAATTTTTATGGCAACGGTTGAAGGGAGGATTGGGGTGGGGTGGGGATTGTGATGTGTGAAAAACACACGGAGGAGTCAGGAGTCAGGAGCCAGAAGCCAGGAGCCAGGAGTTGGTAGTCGGTGTTCATTTTTTTTATCGTGCGGTAGTGACGAATCACACAACCGTTGCTTAGGTCAGGGCTAAAAGATAAAAATCAGCTTATATCTGATCCGGCCAACCATTTTACATACATTTACGTAATTAATAACCGGGGATGAGCAATATTTCGAATGTCTCATTTAAAATAGCGGCGCTATGAAGCCAGGTGATATCCGTCCACCGCGTTGGGCAACGCGACTGCTTCATTGGTATTGCCGGCCCGAGATCGTTGAGGATCTGGAAGGTGATCTCAATGAATATTTTCAGCGGCATGCGGGATCAAAGGGGATACGGAGGGCCAAGCTGATCTACGTCATCGATGTTTTCAAGTTTTTCAGATCGTATACGGTTCGTAAACCAACTTTTGTAGACCTTTTAATTCAGTGGATCATGATCGGCAGCTACATCAAAACCTCTGGCCGTAGTATTGTGCGGCATAAATTATTCTCTGCGATCAATATCGCCGGACTTGCCGTGAGCATGTCGGTGGGGTTGGTGGTGATCGTTTTCATTTCCGACCTGATGTCGTATGACATGTTTCATGAAAGGCGGGATAGGATATACCGCCTGATCACTACGAACGGTACGATGGATTGTGCATCAACCTCCGTGGTCGCCGGAAAAAAGATCGACGAAACCGTATCGGGTATCGAAGCGCTCACCCTTCTTCGCCGCGGGTTTGGTGGTGATGTTACGGTAGGCCAGGCTACTTTGCCCATCGGAGGTTTATGGGCCGACGCATCTTTCTTTGAGGTTTTTACTTTTCCCTTACTCTATGGCGACCCCGCCACGGCCCTGAAAGAGCCCTACTCTTTGGTGTTGACGGAGCAGTCGGCCAAGAAAATATTCGGCGTGACCGATGTGCTGGGCCGATCGGTGAAAATGGATACACTCAATTATGTTATCACCGGTGTGTTGAAAGATATTCCTAAAATGTCGCACCTGCGCTTTGAATCGCTCGCTTCGTTTTCTACCATAGAATTGCAAAAGCCGGATACGGATGGAGGTTTTATGAGCTGGGGCAGCATCTATATGAACTACGTTTACATGGTCCTCCAAAAAGGTACCGACCCCTCCGTTTTGCAAACCAGCCTCGATAAGATAAGCACGGCCGAAAATAAAAATCTGCCCGACTCAAAAATATCCCTTTCGCTTCAGCCTCTTGCTGACATTGCGATCGGAAAAAGCCTGGTTAATCAGATCGGACCGGTCATGAATGCAGCAGCGATATGGACACTGGCCGGACTCGCCGGCGTGGTGATCCTCTCCGCATGCTTCAACTACACAAATCTTTCCGTGGCCCGGGCGTTCAGGCGCTCACGCGAAGTAGGCATTCGCAAAATTATCGGTGCCGGAAAAGGTCATGTAGCAGGACAGTTCCTGATGGAGTCCGTGATCATTTCATTGATGGCCCTGGTGGTCTCATTTCTTTTGTTCTTGTTTTTGCGGACGCAATTCATTTCACTCCATAGTTTTATTGAAAATCTTGCGAACCTAAAGCTTTCACCCGGAATTGTTCTCAGCTTTATTGCATTCGCGATCGCCGTGGGCATCATGGCCGGGATCATTCCTGCGCTGCTATTCTCGCGAATCAACCCCAACAGAGTCTTGAAGGATGCGTCGTCGCTGAAACTCTTCCGCCATGTGAACCTGCGCAAAGGATTGATCGTGGTGCAATACGTTTTTTCGTTGATCTTCATCACGTCAACCCTGGTGGGCTACAAACAGTACAAAAGTTTTCTGGCGTTTGATCTGGGGTTCACCACGGAGAACATTCTGAACATCAACCTCCAGGGAAACAAGGCCGATGTGGTCATAAAAGAATTGAAGGAGATTCCCGAGGTGGAAGCGGCCTCGCAGTCGCTCATCGTCATGAGCCTGGGGCAAATCTATGGCTTGCCCCTGAAGTATGAAAAGACGAACGACTCTGCCAATGTATGGCTGAATATTATCAACGAGCAGTATTTGCCACTTCACCACCACACGCTTCTAGCGGGGAAGAATTTCACGCCAAAACCGGAAGGCGCCGTGGAAAGCGAGACCATTGTGAATGAACGCCTCTTGAAGCGATTCAACATTGCGAACGGCGATCCGACCAAAGCTATTGGCGAGGAAGTGACGATCGGTGGCCATAAATTGACGATCGTGGGTGTGGTAAAGGATTTTCACTACGAGACGGTAGAAGACAGTATCGAACCCATGGCCTTCCGTTATTTTGCAAATACGAACTATGGCTATGTGAACGTAAAAATCAACAACCATGACTTGCTGGCCACACGCGCTCGGATCGAAGCGGCTTGGCGAAAAGTGGACAAGGTTCATCCGCTGGACGCAAAGTTTTATGACGACCAGATCGAGCAGG carries:
- the ptsP gene encoding phosphoenolpyruvate--protein phosphotransferase, whose product is MKGIGASPGIAIGKAVVVEKKQPRLTGVILQGESDVQQEVQRFEQAVTSAVAEVKAVIDTLPADDGSTEVLEIQIELLQDEQIISDVVEKITSEHRNANDAVMEVIAAAVTTLHNLDDAYLRERAMDVEEAGNRILMELDPTLKPSDLIVAENTVLVGEDITPMDILSVDITKVIGLVTRTGGKTSHAAIVAKARGIPAVVGCGDALASVKNNDILIVDGGEGALVVNPTPEMLHEYTAKKKEFTSQANALGALKDTVAVTTDGVRVKLMANISNAADLEASFAFGAEGSGLLRTELLFMGRTTLPSEEEQFEFYKNAALQAKQKPVIVRTLDIGGDKPLPYLHLPAEQNPFLGYRAIRICLDRQDIFVTQLRAILRASAFGDLKIMFPMISNVSEIEQAKAILENVKAALRSTATPFNAAIEVGIMIEIPSAAVMADLLAREVDFFSIGTNDLCQYTLAVDRMNEQVKHLYDPFNPGVLRLIQNVIEQGNKHHHHMGMCGEMAGDVTATLLLLGMGLREFSMSAASIPYVKNLILNTSITAAQEICRKAMSMRSASEITQYLQAVTKQ
- a CDS encoding HPr family phosphocarrier protein produces the protein MITHDYLITSAEGLHARPATNLIRLAKKYKSITSLKKGEKTVKLNSMLNILSLALKGGDTVTLIVEGEDETEAAAAIETFFKEELKNL
- a CDS encoding 6-phosphogluconolactonase, with translation MKITITKDEHEFDVTAAWRIIAQMLEKPNAVIGLSTGQTTINMHAVVSAIHKQYPFDVSRITLFNVDELTNLPREYAGSCYTMILNQLAGPLGIPDENFIMPPTMSDDFEAEARLFEQRLAERGGADLQMLGIGANGHIGINQPGTPFESETWVSPMDPDFEARVRRETQVPLETVLGGLTRGIKNIMYTRKLILVAKGAHKADIIEQAILGPVTTDIPASVVQLHPNCEILLDAAAGKKLVGKFNS
- a CDS encoding ABC transporter permease, which encodes MKPGDIRPPRWATRLLHWYCRPEIVEDLEGDLNEYFQRHAGSKGIRRAKLIYVIDVFKFFRSYTVRKPTFVDLLIQWIMIGSYIKTSGRSIVRHKLFSAINIAGLAVSMSVGLVVIVFISDLMSYDMFHERRDRIYRLITTNGTMDCASTSVVAGKKIDETVSGIEALTLLRRGFGGDVTVGQATLPIGGLWADASFFEVFTFPLLYGDPATALKEPYSLVLTEQSAKKIFGVTDVLGRSVKMDTLNYVITGVLKDIPKMSHLRFESLASFSTIELQKPDTDGGFMSWGSIYMNYVYMVLQKGTDPSVLQTSLDKISTAENKNLPDSKISLSLQPLADIAIGKSLVNQIGPVMNAAAIWTLAGLAGVVILSACFNYTNLSVARAFRRSREVGIRKIIGAGKGHVAGQFLMESVIISLMALVVSFLLFLFLRTQFISLHSFIENLANLKLSPGIVLSFIAFAIAVGIMAGIIPALLFSRINPNRVLKDASSLKLFRHVNLRKGLIVVQYVFSLIFITSTLVGYKQYKSFLAFDLGFTTENILNINLQGNKADVVIKELKEIPEVEAASQSLIVMSLGQIYGLPLKYEKTNDSANVWLNIINEQYLPLHHHTLLAGKNFTPKPEGAVESETIVNERLLKRFNIANGDPTKAIGEEVTIGGHKLTIVGVVKDFHYETVEDSIEPMAFRYFANTNYGYVNVKINNHDLLATRARIEAAWRKVDKVHPLDAKFYDDQIEQAYGAFSMMLKVIGFLAFLAVCISSMGLFGMVVFTTETRLKEISIRKVLGASESKLIFLLSKGFILLLSIAAGVALPVTYLFFDKVVLANFVYHDPIGWPEMVIGFLSVMTIAFLMVGSQTFKVARSNPAEVLKRE